CGATAAATGGTTTGCTAATAATTTCTTGAAAGATCATGGCATATCAATCCCATCAATGACTTTGATTGCAAACGCAAAATATCTCAAAGATGGTCAAGATATCAGTTATCCGGTTATTATTAAGCCAATAAGAGGCCGAGGAAGCCAAGGCGTTTTTAAAATAGATAATGCGAATGAGTTTGCTGTTAAACTTGGGGAGTTGTTCTCTAGTGAAAAATACGGAAGCTCTTTGTATGCGGAACAATATTTAAGTGGTCAAGAGATTACGGTCACTGTCATGCCCTCAGGCAAATATACATTTGATCGTGTAGATAAAATTTTTGAAAAGCCATGGTGTTTGCCTCCGGTGAAAAGATTCAATCATCAAAATGGCGTAGCGCCTTACAATGGAACTGTAGCAGTCGTGCAGAATAGCAGTTTGCTGGAACAGCATGAGCTGAATTCGAAAGCAGTGGTAAACGCTAGCCTAGAATGCGCCAAAGCTGGAGAATTGATTGGCATTAAAGCCCCCATAAGAATTGATTGCAGAGCAGATGAGAATGGCAAATACTTTTTGTTTGACGTTAATATGAAACCCAATATGACAGGGCCGTCAAGGCCTCATCGTAATGATCAGGATAGTTTATCGCTAATAGCGGCAAAGGGAATAGGATGGAGTTATATTGAATTGCTGTTGAATATGCTCAATCAATCTTGGTGATTTTGAAATGCAGGATTTAAGCTAAATCCTTTGATTTTGGTTATAATTAAATTTTTTTTTGTACTTTTCGCTTTGTTTTAATTTTTGTGGATTTGGTATTTTCACAATATTATTTTAATCACAGTCAGAATGCTTATAGAAATAGCGTTAATCACAGATGTAAAGAAATTGATGAAGCATTTCCTTCAAATGGAGAAATCTCTTGGTTATGCAAGCATAGAGCTTGTTTCAGAGCCAGATGCTGAGATTTTTATTGAAAAATAGGGATTGAAATTGTAAAGAAGTAGGAACGCAGAGTTAAAGGAAGGTTTCTTCCTGTTATGAAATTAGAATTGTAGTCAAAATTATTATTATCATTCATGAATAGTTTACTTAACTACCTTCATAACCAAATGCCATTGGAGCGAAAGGATTTTGAGTTAATCAATAGATATTTTGTATATGAAGAAATCCCCGCGCAAAGCATTTTATTGAATGCCGGAGATGTGGAAAGGCATGCGTATTTTTTAATCAGCGGAGTTGTGAAAGGTTATCAAAATATTGATGGAAAATTAGTCGTTCAACATTTGGTGAGCGACAATGATTTTTTCACTTCCTTGGATAGTTTTATATTAGAAATGCCGTCAAACGATACCTTTGAAACGGTTACTACTTGCGCTATTATGAAGATATCGAAAGGGAACTACAACCTATTACAGGAACAGTCGGCATATTGGAATAAGTTTGTAAAAGAACTTACTAATAACCACTTGAGATGCAAGTTGGAAAGGGTTAAGGATTTTCAGACGCTGACAGCGAAAGAACGCTATCTCAAATTCATAGATCAACACCCTAATTTGGCGATGAATGTGTCGGTGGATAATATTGCGTCATTTTTGGGCATGGAGCCTCAATCATTGAGTCGAATTAGAAGGCAAGTTGCTTTCTAACAAATGTTATTTTTGTTGAACGTTAATCTTCTAAAATTTGCTCAAAGATAAATATTAGAATCATGAGCAAAGAAATTTCATTAGTAACAGGAGGCAATGGACACTTGGGCAATAATTTAATCAGACTATTGCTTGCTGACCATCAAAAAGTTAGAACGACCATAAGAAACATTAATTATAAGGAATCATTTAAAGGTTTGGATTGCGAGCTTGTGGAGGCGGATATTACAGAAAGGGGTTCCTTAAGAAAAGCCTTTGAGGGTGTGGCGAATGTATATGCTGTAGCCGCAAGCTTTAGAATGTGGGCGCCAAATCCCAAAGTCGATATTTATGAAACCAATATGCAAGGAACGCAAAATGTGTTTGATATGGCGAAAGAATGCGGTGTGAAGAATATCGTTTATGTTAGTTCTGTAGCGAGTTTGGATTTCACTAAACTGCCAGCGCATGTGGACAATGGATATAACAAGGATCGACGAAATTGGTACTACAATTCAAAAAATGACGCTGATAAGTTAGCTTTGGAGCTAGGAAAAAAATATGGCATACGAACGATAATTATTTTGCCATCAGCCATGATAGGGGCTGAAGCTCATAGGCTAAGTTATTCCAACAAGATAGTTTGGCAAATACTCAATGGAGAAATACCTGTGGACACAAATATCAGTGTCAATTGGATTGATGTCAAAGACGTTGCTTTTGGTGCTTACAAAGCGATGGAAAAAGGCAGAAACGGACAAAGGTATATTTTGGCTAACTCTAGACATACTACTATACAAGAAAGCGTCAAGATCGCTTCTCGTTTATATCCGGATTTGAATTTAAAAATGCCTGTGAAGCTTCCAAAGTTATTATTGTATTTCGTTGCTGCTTTGATGGAGTTTGCAAGTCGGATCACAAAGAGTGAGCCGTTGCTTCAGAGGCATTATTTGGATATGTTTTATGGCTTGAAGCAAGATTATGACATTGTCAAGTCAAAGCTAGAACTTGACTTCAATCCCAAGTCTTCCAAAGCAGCTCTTGAAGAGGCTCTGCGATATTTGAGGTATGATTGGAAAGGTTCTGAGAAAATGGACTAGTATGATTTTTCGATTTATGGAATGCAGTGACTGAGTAATTTGTATTGAGTGACGATAGTTAAGTTCAATTGTTCTTAATTTATAAGATTTTGTATATTTGACTTGAAAATGTATATGTAATTTCTTTCTCAAATTATCGTATGAAAAATGAAAATAATTTTTGCTTAGTTATTAGACATTGTCACGATTGATTATTTATACCATTTTATTTCTCTCTGGAGAGAACACAAAGGAGGATGATTAAGAAAACCATGAAAAACTAATCGTGAAAACCTTATTTAACCGTATAAACTACAATGAAACCTATCATAAGAAAAGCTGCCAAATCGGATAAGTCGTCTATTTTTGAGCTGGCGAATCAACTTCACGAGAGAGTAACTGTTGATGAGAAAGTGTTTGATATGCATTTTGAGTCTATAATCGCGGATGAAAAACACATACTAATGGTTGCTGAGCGAGATGATGAAGTCGTGGGCTATTTTAGCGCTAATATGCACTATGCGATTTACGCAAATGGCAAAGTGATGTACTTGGATGAGATTGTCGTAATGGATTCGGCAAGAGGCCAAAAGATCGGTAATTTGTTAATGGAGGAATTGGAAACTTTTGCCATCGAACAAAATTGTATCTTGATCTCACTTGCGACAGCGGGAGCAAGCGACTTTTACAATAAACTCGGGTTTCAAACAAAAGCCGGATATTATAAAAAGTATTTGAATTAGTGGATAATTAATTAAGGCTTGCTCTTAATATTTATTGATGGTAACTCGTCAATTGATTTGATCGACAGGTAAATAATTGATAATTAGGATATGCTGTCATTATTAATTATCCATTGTGAATTGTTAATTATCAAACTGCTACTTGGGGAGAAATCGAAAAGGCATGGTCAGCCTTACAGCAGAAGATATGGATTTATTACTGGCGATTAATTGATTTAAGTTTACTAATCTCAACTATAAAACACACGCTTGGAAACAACGAAATCCCCCTTTTAAGGGGGATACAGGGGGATGTTAAGTGTTTAGTATAAAAATTGCTGATAAATTAAGTTGAAAAATAACATTATTCCGTATCGAAAAGAACTTAAACATCTAGCCAGGCAACTTCGTAAAGATAGCACACTTTCTAAGGTGATACTTTGGCAGGAAATCAAGAATAAGCAGATATTAGGTTTTGAGTTTCATAGACAAGTGTCCATGTTGGATTACATTGTAGATTTTTATTCACATGAACTTTTGTTAGTCATTGAAATCGATGGAATCACGCATACGTATGAATATGCCAAAGAAAAAGACGCTAAAAGGCAAAAACGAATAGAAGAATATGGAGTGCGATTTCTGAGATTTGATGATATTGATGTTAAAAATCATATAAATCAAATTGTTAATGATATTCAATATTGGATTGAAAATAATAGAGATAGGATTTTTTGATCTTCAAACATTCCTGACATCCCCCTTCGCCCCCTTCAAAGGGGGATTTTACTACTTTTAAACTTTATTTTTATACTTGAAAATGTGGAGACAACCTGGTCGAAAGTTGAAGCTGCGCACTTCTTTAGTTTGTAATCTGAGATACCTGAAAACGCTTGAATTCCAACTTGCTCCTAATTTATAACTTTATGCTAGCCCGCTTGTATAGATTAAGTAGTTAATCACATAATCTATCTTTTATGCAACGATTTCATGAAGCTCAAAAAATGGTGCCTAACAGGACTGATATGCCCCCTATGTTTCAAGCGAATATTTTAAAGGGCATCTACCATGTCATGTCCGAAGAAGTGGGGAGTAAAGAAGCAAAGGAACTTTTGATGGAAGCTTTTTTGTGGGATTCTATTTTCAAAAGACCTGTATGGAAGCCTGAGTTATTCGACTTGAAGAGCAAAGAATCTGAAAAGCATTATAAAAAAATATTCAATGGCTTGGTCCCGTTTATTTGTTTATTCAACAGGTTCAAGGAAAATTATGGAGAAGAGAGGGCGCAGTATTTGACGGCTTTGGTGGCAGTCCCTTCAGCGGTTCCTTACCTTGCAGGGACGTTCAAGCATATCGAGAACTTCTCAGATATAGATCAATTCAGGCAGGAGCTTGCGAATTATTTAGGAGATGGCAAAGGTTTTACATGGACGGAAGAGGTTTCGGATGACAAGACTGAGGTGAGATATCATTTTACCCAATGCGTATATATTGAAGTTTTGAGAGCTTATGGCTTGACTTCAGCGGCAATGATGAGTTGTTATTGCGACCATATCATTTTTGACAATGCCATGCCCGAGATATATTTTAAAAGGGATCATTGCAAAGGAGCCGGGGATAGTTATTGCGACCATTGCTTTAAGATCAAAACCGAAGAGGATAAAAGCAGAATGGATGAAAGGTATGGGGATACTAAGCATGCCGATTTTGACGCCATGAAAGTTATAAATCACTGGAGAAAAAACTATCAGGACAATGGCGGCAAATTCAAATGGTAGTTGAAATAGCAAGAGCTTTTTAGTGATAAATTTATGGCGATAAGTTTGAAATCTCTCAGATTATCGCCATATTTATTTCGGTTTATTTTTACTTTTTTAAATGATATAATGAAACTTCCATTAGCTCCTCAAGATAAGGCAAACCATTTTTTGTATGGATCTGTGATTACATGCATTTCGATACTAGCTATTTTGTATATAGATCAAAAATTGTTTGCGTCCAATTTTTTAATTTGGATGGGAATCGTTCCTGCGATCGCTTTTGGTATATTCAAGGAAGTGTGGGACAGTAGGGGGAGAGGAAATGTGGAGGCGATGGACGCTGTCTGGACGATCTTTGGAGGTGTGCCTATTTGGCTTTGCACTTTGCTTGCTATGAAATTTTATTCATAATGAAATTATCAATTAGTTAAAAATAATATACTTTTATTTAAATTTTACTTTATAAATCTATTTCTAACTAACTGATTTTCAATAACTGATCATTACTTACTTTATTTATGATATAAGTCAAATTTAATATTGAATATATATTATATCTTCTTACAAATGAAAGATAAAAATGTATGTTCAACTAAATATTAGGCTTATGGGATATGCTGTGATAATTTTCATTTGTCTATTGATTTCTGTTTTGTGGATTGTTCATAGCAGAAGCAATGACATCGATTCATTTTTAGTGGGGGATGGATGGGAAGTTGAATGCGAAGATTTAAATGATAAAATAATTTTTAACTCGGAATTAGATTTGGATGAATTAGGCAATTGCCATATTCGTTTGGACTTGTTTTTTGACAGGGATAATTCCACATTAACTATTAAGGGGAAAGGCTTAGTAGACAAAGAGGCTTGGCTGGGACTGAAATGTTTTGGTTATGAATCAAGACGCAATGTGTTGTTTTCAAATCAAGGACAAGCAATATTGGATTTTGATTCCGGGATTTTAATTGATCGATTAAAAAAATCGCCTTGCTTGGATTTGGATATTGCCGGCCAAGAGGTGAGAATTCCCTTGTCTTGCTTTAAGAAGGGAATGAAGTTTATTGATGGAGAAGTGGTTTCGTTATTGCCTAACTTCAATTCGTTGATAAGGCAACAACATTTTTTTGATTTTAAATAATTTAAAAAGGCGAAACATCATGTTTCGCCTCTCTTTTTTAGTTAAGTATGAATATCAAGGAAGATACTGAGATGAAGATCCAAAGCAATACGGCTTTGAGCAGTACTTTTCCACCAACGTTTTTCAAAGATCTGATGGATAAATTGGCGCCAATGAAAAACAAAGCCAAGGTTAGCATGGATTTGGAGATTGCGGTAACGCCATAAGTCAATGCGCTAGGCAATTCTATAAACGAATTGAGTAGTATGGCGGCTATAAATCCGAATATAAAATAAGGAATGCTTATTTTGGATTTTCCGTCAGAGAACAAAAACGCGCTCATCAAGCTGATTGGTATGATCCAAAGAGCTCTTGTAAGCTTGACCGTTGTTGCGATTTGCAATGCTTTTTCACCAAATGTAGCGGATGCGCCCACAACAGAGCTGGTGTCGTGAATGGCTATAGCCGACCAAAGACCGAATGTTTCCTGGCTCATGTCCAAGAATCTTCCAAGCACAGGGAAGATAAGCAGGGCCAGAGCGTTAAGTAGAAAAACGACGGCCAAAGCCATGGAAGTTTGGTCTTCTTTTGCTTTGATAACAGGCGATATCGCTGCTATCGCGCTTCCTCCGCATATCGCTGTTCCGCAAGCCACCAAGTATGCGGTTGCTTTTTCAAGCTTGAAAATTTTAGAAAGAATAAAACCAATCAATAAGGTGCTGAAAATTGATAAAACCGTTAATACGATGCCTGATTTCCCAATTTCTATAGCGTCGTAAAGATTGATGCCAAAGCCCAATCCTATGATTGAAATTTTCAAGAGTTTTTGACTGTATTGCTTGGTGAATCCTTGGTATGGATTTCCTAAAAATGCGGTAAAAGCAAATCCTGCTAATAAAGCTATGGGCGAAGAAACAAGCCCTGTTAATGTTAAAATACAAATAGCGGTGAATAATGCTGTATGTATATTCTTGTCGATTTTGAACATTATCTTATCCGTTTGGTATAGCGCAAATGTAGGATATTGCTCATAACCAATCAAATATCAAAAAATTAAGAATCATAACTTTTAGTTATGAGTTGGTGTTGAATTGCTTTAGGAATTTGATGAATTTCAATCCAAGTCCGGTCGGAGGCAAGCCTTTGAAGTAAATGAGGTTAAAATCTCGTTCGATATTGAGCTTTTTAATGGAAATAGGCTTTAGGCTTTGGCTTCCACCAAATGATAATTGGGAGAGAAAACCGAGGCTGTCGGAATTGCGAAGGAATGATTTGATGGCTTCAGTGCTTCCTAGAGTTGTATTGTTGTTGATGTCATTTGTATTGGCTCCGATGCTTAGAAGCGAGTTAAGAACAACTTCGCGCGTACCAGAGCCTTCTTCTCTAAGCACGATATCTTGCTTGATGACGTCTTTGAATGAGATGTTGTTTTGCTCGGCGAAGAAGAGCGGAGAATGCATGGACACTACAGGGACGATTTTGTCTGTATAGATGTATTCGTAGGCATATGAAGTTTTTCTTTGAGCTCCTTCGACAAGAGCGAAGTCGATCTCATAGGCGTCGAGCATTTGTTCGATTTC
The Aureibacter tunicatorum DNA segment above includes these coding regions:
- a CDS encoding ATP-grasp domain-containing protein yields the protein MVAILYQSALPPMVNGIQKPMKPGGYSDSGADIAYELFNHGIKVITPVVEPQIDNDLDWVFPDTVEGIQQAVDKGAKIIWLNTVLYDNHPIQSFFNSDLKFVGQDPRLVEIFDDKWFANNFLKDHGISIPSMTLIANAKYLKDGQDISYPVIIKPIRGRGSQGVFKIDNANEFAVKLGELFSSEKYGSSLYAEQYLSGQEITVTVMPSGKYTFDRVDKIFEKPWCLPPVKRFNHQNGVAPYNGTVAVVQNSSLLEQHELNSKAVVNASLECAKAGELIGIKAPIRIDCRADENGKYFLFDVNMKPNMTGPSRPHRNDQDSLSLIAAKGIGWSYIELLLNMLNQSW
- a CDS encoding Crp/Fnr family transcriptional regulator, which translates into the protein MNSLLNYLHNQMPLERKDFELINRYFVYEEIPAQSILLNAGDVERHAYFLISGVVKGYQNIDGKLVVQHLVSDNDFFTSLDSFILEMPSNDTFETVTTCAIMKISKGNYNLLQEQSAYWNKFVKELTNNHLRCKLERVKDFQTLTAKERYLKFIDQHPNLAMNVSVDNIASFLGMEPQSLSRIRRQVAF
- a CDS encoding NAD-dependent epimerase/dehydratase family protein → MSKEISLVTGGNGHLGNNLIRLLLADHQKVRTTIRNINYKESFKGLDCELVEADITERGSLRKAFEGVANVYAVAASFRMWAPNPKVDIYETNMQGTQNVFDMAKECGVKNIVYVSSVASLDFTKLPAHVDNGYNKDRRNWYYNSKNDADKLALELGKKYGIRTIIILPSAMIGAEAHRLSYSNKIVWQILNGEIPVDTNISVNWIDVKDVAFGAYKAMEKGRNGQRYILANSRHTTIQESVKIASRLYPDLNLKMPVKLPKLLLYFVAALMEFASRITKSEPLLQRHYLDMFYGLKQDYDIVKSKLELDFNPKSSKAALEEALRYLRYDWKGSEKMD
- a CDS encoding GNAT family N-acetyltransferase, with amino-acid sequence MKPIIRKAAKSDKSSIFELANQLHERVTVDEKVFDMHFESIIADEKHILMVAERDDEVVGYFSANMHYAIYANGKVMYLDEIVVMDSARGQKIGNLLMEELETFAIEQNCILISLATAGASDFYNKLGFQTKAGYYKKYLN
- a CDS encoding endonuclease domain-containing protein; translated protein: MKNNIIPYRKELKHLARQLRKDSTLSKVILWQEIKNKQILGFEFHRQVSMLDYIVDFYSHELLLVIEIDGITHTYEYAKEKDAKRQKRIEEYGVRFLRFDDIDVKNHINQIVNDIQYWIENNRDRIF
- a CDS encoding L-2-amino-thiazoline-4-carboxylic acid hydrolase; translated protein: MQRFHEAQKMVPNRTDMPPMFQANILKGIYHVMSEEVGSKEAKELLMEAFLWDSIFKRPVWKPELFDLKSKESEKHYKKIFNGLVPFICLFNRFKENYGEERAQYLTALVAVPSAVPYLAGTFKHIENFSDIDQFRQELANYLGDGKGFTWTEEVSDDKTEVRYHFTQCVYIEVLRAYGLTSAAMMSCYCDHIIFDNAMPEIYFKRDHCKGAGDSYCDHCFKIKTEEDKSRMDERYGDTKHADFDAMKVINHWRKNYQDNGGKFKW
- a CDS encoding YeiH family protein codes for the protein MFKIDKNIHTALFTAICILTLTGLVSSPIALLAGFAFTAFLGNPYQGFTKQYSQKLLKISIIGLGFGINLYDAIEIGKSGIVLTVLSIFSTLLIGFILSKIFKLEKATAYLVACGTAICGGSAIAAISPVIKAKEDQTSMALAVVFLLNALALLIFPVLGRFLDMSQETFGLWSAIAIHDTSSVVGASATFGEKALQIATTVKLTRALWIIPISLMSAFLFSDGKSKISIPYFIFGFIAAILLNSFIELPSALTYGVTAISKSMLTLALFFIGANLSIRSLKNVGGKVLLKAVLLWIFISVSSLIFILN
- a CDS encoding LysR substrate-binding domain-containing protein, with the protein product MDFRLFVFLTIIKNNSFTKAAQELCISQPAVSKHVKELEKHYNTHLILRKGQSIHLTDTGQILFQHALKMEKEQQALEFDISQNQNQTKGQIKLGASSTISQYFLPKILAAFKREHESIQISLRSGNTNEIEQMLDAYEIDFALVEGAQRKTSYAYEYIYTDKIVPVVSMHSPLFFAEQNNISFKDVIKQDIVLREEGSGTREVVLNSLLSIGANTNDINNNTTLGSTEAIKSFLRNSDSLGFLSQLSFGGSQSLKPISIKKLNIERDFNLIYFKGLPPTGLGLKFIKFLKQFNTNS